CCGCATACACTACGTCCCATGCCCCATCCAGAATTCGTTGGACTCGTCAATTCTCTGCAGGCCACCGCCGAGGCCGCGCTGGGTGATCTGAACGCCGCCACCGCCAGTGCAGCGCGCGACGGCCTGCTGCAAGAGGGACGCGCCCGACAGACCGCCGAGCGCAGCCTGAAGTTGCTGACCATGCTGGCCGAGAAGACGCGCGGCAACCTCGACTTTGCCGAGGCGGACCTGCTGACCGGGGCGATTTCCAGCCTGCGCGAGCGCCTGGGCAGCGGCACGCCGGGCAACTAGTGCGGGCGGTCGTTCAGCGCGTGGCTCACGCCAGTTGCACCGTAGCAGGCGAGGTCACCGGGCAGACCGGGCCGGGACTGATGGTGCTGCTGGGGGTCGCGCCCGCCGACACTGCGCAGACCGCGCGGGCGCTGGCAGCCAAGATCGCCAAGCTGCGAATCTTCAACGACGACGCGGGCAAGATGAATCGCAGCGTCCTAGATACGGGTGGTGGCATCCTGAGCATCAGCCAGTTCACGCTGTATGCCGATACCCGCGCGGGCAACCGCCCCAGTTTCGTCGGCGCGGCCCCGCCGGCACAGGCCCGCGAGCTGTACGGTGAATTCAACGCCGCCCTGCGTGAACTGGGGCTGACGGTGGGAGAGGGCCGTTTCGGCGAACACATGGTCATTGACCTGAGCAACGACGGTCCGGTGACCATCACGCTCGACCTGAGCTGAAGCGGCCGGGTCAGCTCTCTGCGTCCTCGTCGTCGGCCTCACCCTCGGTTGCCGGGGCCACCGGATTGCGGTTCTTGCCGATCTCGCGCACGCGTCCGCTGAAGCGGCCCTTGATCTCCTCGTACATCGGGTGCGCACGAATATCGCCGGGGCGTGACGGAGCGGCGCTGGCCCGCGACTGGCTGGCCTGGGGGGGCGCTGACGGACGTGGGGCAGGCGTGGGCCGCTCCACCGCCAGATCGGCGTACGGCGCGTCCTCCAGATCGGGCAGGCCGGACGGACCCGATGCGTCCAGTGGCCCGCCAATATCGTCCCAGTCAGGTTCCACGTCGATGGGCTCCACGACGTACAGCTCGCGCGAGGCGGCGCGGTCCCCTGTCGGAGCCGTGCCTGATGGTGGTGGAGGCGCGTCGGCCACATGCTCGGCCTGCCAGGGGTCCGCAGCGATCGTTGGGAGCGGAGCGGGGGCCACGTCATCGGGGCTGGCGGGGCGGGGGAGACGGGTCTCGGGCGGCCGGGTTTCCGGGGGCCGCGTCTGGGGCCGGGGCGGAGGCATGCTGGTGGGCGGTTCCAGCGTCGCCACTGCTGCCGGGCGCGGAGGCAGGCTGGCCTGCGGCGGCGTGGCCTGGGCCGAAGGTGCAGCCGTCGCCTGCGGTCCCGGTCCCTCAGCTGCGCGGGTGGTGCGGCGTGGGGTGGGATCGAAAGGGGCAATCTCGATTTCGGCGGCTGGGGTGGTCTGCTCAGGGGCATTCCGGACGACGGGCGCGGGCCGGGGCGCCAGGGCAGGACCAGCGGGCGGGGTCCCGCCGCCGCCTCCCAGTTTCTGTTTTTTCGTGGCCTCCGCCGTGATCAGCTCGAAGGTGACCGGCCCGAACACCTTGAGGGCCAGGGCGGCGATGTCGTCGAATTTGCTCAGCGCCTGCTTGGCATGGAAGCCGTTGTCGCCGTAGGTCAGGCTGACATACCCCGCCTCGGCGTGCATCCGCGCAGGTTTCAGGAAAGCCCGGAGTTGCATGCTGGCCGCGCGGACCACGTCGGCCCAGTTGCCCTGCTGGGGCGGTGGGGCCTCATCATGAGCCCCGGCCTCGCCCTGAATCGCCGCCACCGCCTCGCGCACCACTTCACGCGCCGGGGCCGGGCCACGCCGTTCCTGGGCCGCCGCTCCACTACCTGCGCCGCCACCCGCCCGCAACCCCGCCAGTTCCTTTTCCATCCGGTTCAGGCGCTGTATCAAGTCCGCTGGCATGGCCGTTGCGTTTCCGGCCGTTACGGCGCCGCCCGCACCACCATCGGCGGCCAGCAGGGCGTGGGTCAGCGCCAGTTCCAGACTCTGCCCATCGGCGGACCGGGCGAAGCGGGCTTCCTGCTCATCCAGGGCAGCCTGAAGCTTCAGCAGCCGTGGCACGTCCGCGCCGTCCAGCCTTCCTTCATCGCTTAGGCCCAGTTCGGCGTGCAGGGCCGTCCCCAGCGCCGAGACCAGACCTTCCACCACCGTGCGGGCCGCGAAGCCGTCGCGGTACAGCCGCCCGGCCCCCTGCAGGGCTGCGCCCGCGTCGCCCGTCACCAGCGCCGCTGCCACGGCGCGCACGCGTTCGCCGGGAGGCAGACCCAGCGCTTCCTCCACCCCGGCCCGCGTGACTGCGCTGCCCGCTGCCAGCATGCGCTCCAGAAGGCTCTCGCCGTCGCGCATCGCGCCGTCGGCCAGGCGCCCGATCAGGTTCAGGGCTTCCGGCTCGGCGGTCATGCCCTCCTGCGTGGCCAGTCCGGCCAGCTTCCCGGCGATCTCCTCGGGCGTCAGACGGCGGAAACGGTAGTGCTGGCAGCGCGAGAGGATGGTCGGAATAATCTTTTCCGGCTCGGTGGTCGCCAGGATGAAGATGACGTGGCCCGGCGGCTCCTCCAGCGTCTTGAGCAGGGCGTTGAAGGCCGCCCGCGACATCATGTGCGCCTCGTCCAGAATGTAGATCTTCTTGCCGCCGCGCATGGCCGCCAGCCCCACCAGCTCGCGCAGGTCGCGCACGTCGTCCACGCTGTTGTTGCTGGCGGCGTCGATTTCCATCACGTCGGGGTGTGAGCCGGCGCGCACGCTCAGGCACGACTCGCACTCTCCGCAGGGTCTGGGAGCAGGACCGGTGCAGTTGGCGGTCATGGCGATCAGGCGGGCCGTGGTGGTCTTGCCCACGCCGCGCGGCCCCGAAAACAGGTAGGCGTGGCCCACGCGCCCGGCTTCCAGCGCAGCCTTCAACACATCCTTGATGTGTTCCTGGCCCACCACCTGATCCCAGCGGATGGGGCGGGCACGCTGGTAGATGGCGCTCATGCCCGTGCCTCCAACGTGA
This genomic interval from Deinococcus humi contains the following:
- a CDS encoding DUF1844 domain-containing protein, which gives rise to MPHPEFVGLVNSLQATAEAALGDLNAATASAARDGLLQEGRARQTAERSLKLLTMLAEKTRGNLDFAEADLLTGAISSLRERLGSGTPGN
- the dnaX gene encoding DNA polymerase III subunit gamma/tau; translated protein: MSAIYQRARPIRWDQVVGQEHIKDVLKAALEAGRVGHAYLFSGPRGVGKTTTARLIAMTANCTGPAPRPCGECESCLSVRAGSHPDVMEIDAASNNSVDDVRDLRELVGLAAMRGGKKIYILDEAHMMSRAAFNALLKTLEEPPGHVIFILATTEPEKIIPTILSRCQHYRFRRLTPEEIAGKLAGLATQEGMTAEPEALNLIGRLADGAMRDGESLLERMLAAGSAVTRAGVEEALGLPPGERVRAVAAALVTGDAGAALQGAGRLYRDGFAARTVVEGLVSALGTALHAELGLSDEGRLDGADVPRLLKLQAALDEQEARFARSADGQSLELALTHALLAADGGAGGAVTAGNATAMPADLIQRLNRMEKELAGLRAGGGAGSGAAAQERRGPAPAREVVREAVAAIQGEAGAHDEAPPPQQGNWADVVRAASMQLRAFLKPARMHAEAGYVSLTYGDNGFHAKQALSKFDDIAALALKVFGPVTFELITAEATKKQKLGGGGGTPPAGPALAPRPAPVVRNAPEQTTPAAEIEIAPFDPTPRRTTRAAEGPGPQATAAPSAQATPPQASLPPRPAAVATLEPPTSMPPPRPQTRPPETRPPETRLPRPASPDDVAPAPLPTIAADPWQAEHVADAPPPPSGTAPTGDRAASRELYVVEPIDVEPDWDDIGGPLDASGPSGLPDLEDAPYADLAVERPTPAPRPSAPPQASQSRASAAPSRPGDIRAHPMYEEIKGRFSGRVREIGKNRNPVAPATEGEADDEDAES
- the dtd gene encoding D-aminoacyl-tRNA deacylase; translation: MRAVVQRVAHASCTVAGEVTGQTGPGLMVLLGVAPADTAQTARALAAKIAKLRIFNDDAGKMNRSVLDTGGGILSISQFTLYADTRAGNRPSFVGAAPPAQARELYGEFNAALRELGLTVGEGRFGEHMVIDLSNDGPVTITLDLS